The DNA sequence GGCTCGCCGATCATGAGCGGCACGAGGTCCTCGGCGACGGCGTACGCGTCGAGGTGGTCGCGGCGCCGGGCGTAGACCTCGACGAGGGCACGGGTCATGAGGGTGTCGTCGGTGATGTGCCCGTCGCCCTTGTGGTACGGCGCGATCGGGCGGGCGTCGCGCCAGTTCTCGAACCAGGGCCCGACGATGCCGGTGATACGGCCGCCGTGGCGCTCCTCGATCTGCTCCGGCGTCCAGCCCTCGATGGCGCCGCCGAGGGCGTCCCCGACGGCGGCACCGGTGATCACTGCCACCGCTCGGTCTTCCAGCCAGCTCACGTCTGCTCCCGTTCGTTCGTGATGCCCTCGCACGGAGGGATCGTGATGCCCTCGCAGGAGGGATCGTGATGCCCTTGCACGGAGGGATCGCCATGTCCTCAGCCTGCCGAGATGTCACCGGCCCAGCGTCACGAGCTCGTGACGGTGGCCGGGCCGGTGACCTCTCGCTCTGCCGATGGGTGGTGCGGTCAGGCCGTGATCTCGTCCCAGCCGGCCTGGAGCTCCTCCGCGAGCCCGGCGGAGTCGATCTCGCCCGCCAGGTAACGCTGGAACGCAGGGGTGGCCACGGTGTCCTTCCACTGTGCGTAGGCGTCGACGAACAGGTACGGCGCGTCCGTGAAGTGCTGGCCGGAGGCGAGGACGGTGTCCCAGCCCGGCTCGCCCGAGAGGTTCTCCGCCATGACGTCCTGGGCGGAGCTGGACGCCGGGATGAGGGCGTCCGCCTCGTTCAGCGCCGCGAGGTTCTCGGCCTGGGTGAAGAAGTTGAGGAACTCGGCGGCCTGCTCCGGGTACTCCGAGTCGATGTTCACCGAGAGTGTCTGCGGGTTGGCAGCCTGACCGGCGCCCTCAGGCCCCTCCAGCGGGGGCAGCACGATCCAGTCGAAGCCCTCCGGGGCGTCGGCGGCGATGTTGGCCGCCTGGAAGGAGCCCTGGATCGTCATGGCGATCTCGCCGGCGTAGAACGAGGCGAGCACCTCGGAGCCGGACTGGGTGAGGGAAACGGGCAGGATCGACTGGTCCTCGGTGTTCATGGCGTTGACGAGCTCGGGGATGGCGAGCTCGCCCTCGTCGACCTGCAGAGCGGCGTCGGCTCCGGTGCCGTCGAAGTAGGTGCCGCCGAAGGCCGGCCCCATGGTCATGAACGCGGCGGTCGGGCTCTTCAGGCCCCAGCCGAGGCCGTACTTGCCGTCCGCCGTCGTCGTCTTCGCGATCTCACGCAGCTCGTCCCAGGTCATGGTCTCACCCGTGGGGATCTCCACGCCCGCATCCTCCAGGAGGGTGCGGTTGGCGAAGACCATGTAGGACTGCAGCTCGGTCGGGTAGCCGATCACCTCGCCGTCGACCGTGACGGTCTGCATGATGCCCTCGGGCACATCGGAGGCGAAGTCCTCGTCCATCCACTCGGACAGGTCGGCGAGGTAGCCGTCGCGCGCGAAGGGCACGATCGAGGCGGCCTCGTAGTGGATGATGTCCGGCGCCGCGCCACCGTTGAACTGGGTGATGAGCTTGTCGTAGATGCCGTCCCAGCCGGCCGGGACGATCTCGACCTGCGTGTCGGGGTTCTCCTCGTTCCACTGGGCGACGATCGACTCAGTCGCCTCGATGGCGGCGGGCTGGTCGGAGAGGGACTGGAACTCCAGGGTGATGGGCCCGGTGGGTTCCGCCTCGGTGTCGCCGTCCCCGCCGCCACAGGCAGTGAGGACGAGCAGGCCGGCGGTGAGGCTTGCAGCGATGGAAGCGCCACGCTTGTTCATGTCTTGTCGCCTTTCAGCGTTGTGGAGGTGGATCAACCCTTGACGGCACCGGACAGGAGTCCGCCGGTGAGCTTCTTCTGCATGATGGAGAAGAAGACGATGCTCGGGATGGCGGCCAGGACCGAGCCCGCGGCGAGCGGGCCCAGGGCCACCTTCCCCTCCCCGCCGACGAACATCTTCAGCGTGATCGGCAGGGTGTAGTTCTCCGGCGACTGCAGGAGGACCAGGGCGAAGAAGAACTCGTTCCAGGAGGAGACGAAGGAGAACATCGCGGTCGCGACGATGCCGGGCATGAGGAGCGGGAACACGATGCGGCGCAGCACCACGAGCCGGCCCGCGCCGTCCATCGCCCCGGCCTCCTCCAGGTCCGGCGGGATGGCCGAGACGTAGCCCTGGAGCATCCACAGCGCGAACGGCATCGTGTACGTGGTGTGGACCAGCGTGAGGCCGATGAGACTGTCGGTGAGGCCGACGGTCCGCAGGATGAGGAACAGCGGCAGGATGATGAGGATGACGGGGAAGACCTGGCTGACCAGGATCCAGCCCGTCCCGACCGTGCGGAACATGCCCTTGAACCTGGCCAGGACGTAGGCCGCCGGCAGCGAGATCAGGACGACCAGGGCGGTGGAGACGAGGGCGACGACGATCGAGTTCCCCGCCGAGCGCACCAGTCCCTGACGCTCGAGGGCCTCGGAGAAGTTCTCCCAGTGCCACTCCTGCGGGATGAGGTTGACCGAGAGGGAGTTCAGCTCGGCGGAGGACTTCACGGAGGCAGAGATCAGCCACAGCAACGGGAAGCCCAGGAACAGGATGTAGAGGAAGAGTGCGGCGTACTGCGCCGGCTTGACCACTGCGCGCACGGCTCAGGACTCCTTCTCTTCGCGGAACTGCGACCAGAGGTACGCGGCGAGCAGCAGGACGACGACGACCACGAGCACCACGCCCATCGCAGCGGCGTAGCCGATGTTGCGGTTCTTGAACGCCTCCAGGTAGGTGAAGAGCATCGGCAGCATCGTCTTCCCGCCGGGTCCGCCCTCGGTGAGGACGTACACGAGGCTGAAGGAGTTGAAGTTCCAGATGAAGTTGAGCGACGTGATCGAGGTGAGGATCGGCCGCAGGCTCGGCACCGTCACGCTCGAGAACCGGCGGACGGCGTTCGCGCCGTCCATCGACGCCGCCTCGTAGAGCTCGCCCGGGATCTGCTGCAGACCGGCGAGGAGCGTGACGGTCGTCTGGGGCATGCCGAGCCACACGCCGACAACGACGACGGCGGGGAGGGCGGTGTCGAAGTTGCCCAGCCAGTTGATGCTGTCAGGCAGACCGACCGCGCCGAGCACGGCGTTGAGCGGGCCGGCGTTGGGCGAGTAGATCATCCGCCACATGATCGCCACGACCACCGGGGGCATCGCCCACGGGATGAGTGCGAGCACGCGGGTGAGCCCCTGGAAGCGGAGGTCGGAGTTGAGCAGCAGCGCCAGGCCCATGCCGGCGAGGAGCTGGAGCAGCGTGACCGAGACCGCCCACACCATGCCGATGCGGAAGGAGTCCCAGAAGAAGCTGTTGTCGAGCAGCCGCGTGAAGTTGTCGATGCCGACGAACGCGTACTCGGGGTTGCGCACCAGCCGGGCGTCCGTGAAGGCGAGGAGCACGCCTACGAGCAGCGGAGCCACACTCAGGAGCAGGATCGGCAGCAGCGAGGGCAGGACGAGAGCGATGGCCTCGCGGCGCTTGGCTTTCCCGACGCCGCCCATGCGGGGCTTCTGCGCCCTGCGGAGGTCCGGGCTGGGGTCCGGAAGTGGCGGCCGTTGGCGACCGCTGGCGAGCGACGGCGCTGTCATGCCATCTCCTCCTCGTGACAGGTGGACTCGCGCACCCGGAGCTCGGGCGCGACGAACACGTTGGTGGGTCCGCTCGACGGGTCGTCCAGGAGCGCGAGCATGAGCTCGGCAGCACGGCGTCCGCGCTCGCTCGAGTGGAGGGAGACGCTGGTGAGGCTGGGCTGGTACACCTGCCCGATCTCGGTGTCGTCCATGCCGGTGACCGCGACGTCCTCGGGGACGTGCAGCCCTGTCTCACGGACCGCCTTGATCGCGCCGATGG is a window from the Georgenia muralis genome containing:
- a CDS encoding ABC transporter substrate-binding protein, with product MNKRGASIAASLTAGLLVLTACGGGDGDTEAEPTGPITLEFQSLSDQPAAIEATESIVAQWNEENPDTQVEIVPAGWDGIYDKLITQFNGGAAPDIIHYEAASIVPFARDGYLADLSEWMDEDFASDVPEGIMQTVTVDGEVIGYPTELQSYMVFANRTLLEDAGVEIPTGETMTWDELREIAKTTTADGKYGLGWGLKSPTAAFMTMGPAFGGTYFDGTGADAALQVDEGELAIPELVNAMNTEDQSILPVSLTQSGSEVLASFYAGEIAMTIQGSFQAANIAADAPEGFDWIVLPPLEGPEGAGQAANPQTLSVNIDSEYPEQAAEFLNFFTQAENLAALNEADALIPASSSAQDVMAENLSGEPGWDTVLASGQHFTDAPYLFVDAYAQWKDTVATPAFQRYLAGEIDSAGLAEELQAGWDEITA
- a CDS encoding carbohydrate ABC transporter permease, translating into MRAVVKPAQYAALFLYILFLGFPLLWLISASVKSSAELNSLSVNLIPQEWHWENFSEALERQGLVRSAGNSIVVALVSTALVVLISLPAAYVLARFKGMFRTVGTGWILVSQVFPVILIILPLFLILRTVGLTDSLIGLTLVHTTYTMPFALWMLQGYVSAIPPDLEEAGAMDGAGRLVVLRRIVFPLLMPGIVATAMFSFVSSWNEFFFALVLLQSPENYTLPITLKMFVGGEGKVALGPLAAGSVLAAIPSIVFFSIMQKKLTGGLLSGAVKG
- a CDS encoding carbohydrate ABC transporter permease, producing the protein MTAPSLASGRQRPPLPDPSPDLRRAQKPRMGGVGKAKRREAIALVLPSLLPILLLSVAPLLVGVLLAFTDARLVRNPEYAFVGIDNFTRLLDNSFFWDSFRIGMVWAVSVTLLQLLAGMGLALLLNSDLRFQGLTRVLALIPWAMPPVVVAIMWRMIYSPNAGPLNAVLGAVGLPDSINWLGNFDTALPAVVVVGVWLGMPQTTVTLLAGLQQIPGELYEAASMDGANAVRRFSSVTVPSLRPILTSITSLNFIWNFNSFSLVYVLTEGGPGGKTMLPMLFTYLEAFKNRNIGYAAAMGVVLVVVVVLLLAAYLWSQFREEKES